A single genomic interval of Spirosoma linguale DSM 74 harbors:
- a CDS encoding hypothetical protein (KEGG: hypothetical protein) — translation MPHALSPDCLPNARGPTLITPCPLAHSFVLLLLYHLSGKPLKEYGSSIQKLVDNMVNIDDRSTRTRYAHILIELMRQIHPNMKDGQDYYNKLWDDLYIMSNFTLDVDSPYPPPSEEALGKKPQRVPYNTHNLKFRHFGRNVDLLIAKAVALEEPEERRAFVSYLARLMRTFYQAWNKESVEDETIYQSLIELSNGKLYDDIKLIREQGLVESTPRERTGDQPQRIGNGGGNNFRNDRNNSSQGRPNNRNDRNGNNENGQNPRNVNNRNRNDNPQGRPNNRNDRDGGQNPRNFGSRNRNDQNRNNDRRRR, via the coding sequence ATGCCACATGCCCTTAGCCCTGATTGCCTTCCCAATGCCCGAGGCCCTACGCTCATTACCCCTTGCCCCTTGGCCCATTCCTTCGTACTTTTGTTACTTTATCACCTATCGGGCAAGCCCTTGAAAGAATACGGCAGTAGTATCCAAAAGCTCGTTGACAATATGGTCAACATTGACGATCGCTCAACCCGAACTCGGTATGCACATATCCTGATTGAGTTGATGCGACAAATCCATCCCAATATGAAGGATGGTCAGGACTACTACAATAAGTTGTGGGACGACCTGTACATCATGTCTAATTTTACGCTGGATGTGGATAGCCCCTACCCACCCCCATCGGAAGAAGCACTCGGTAAAAAACCTCAGCGGGTTCCTTACAATACCCATAACCTGAAATTCAGACATTTTGGCCGGAATGTCGATTTGCTGATCGCTAAAGCAGTTGCTCTGGAAGAACCCGAAGAACGACGGGCTTTTGTTTCATACCTGGCGCGTTTGATGCGGACCTTTTATCAGGCCTGGAATAAAGAGTCCGTCGAAGATGAGACTATTTATCAAAGCCTGATCGAACTCTCGAACGGTAAACTGTACGACGACATTAAGCTCATCCGGGAGCAGGGGCTTGTTGAATCGACCCCCCGCGAACGTACCGGCGACCAGCCGCAGCGCATCGGGAACGGTGGTGGCAATAATTTCCGCAACGACCGCAACAATAGTTCTCAGGGACGGCCAAACAACCGAAACGACCGGAACGGCAACAATGAAAACGGGCAAAACCCGCGTAATGTCAATAACCGAAATCGGAACGACAATCCGCAGGGTCGGCCAAATAACCGCAATGACCGCGATGGCGGCCAAAATCCGCGGAACTTCGGTAGCCGTAATCGTAACGACCAAAACAGAAACAACGACCGTCGCAGACGGTAA
- a CDS encoding MATE efflux family protein (TIGRFAM: MATE efflux family protein~PFAM: multi antimicrobial extrusion protein MatE~KEGG: bba:Bd2342 mate efflux family protein), with translation MSLAQRPLLRTYRAEFADTLRLSIPIIIAQLGVVLMGVTDNLFVGRLLGAVPLGAAGLANSLSFLMSSIGVGGMSVVAALVSKASNQSDPAGVNRLFRAGLRVAGLLSILLGGLSVLLAFNFSLFGQTAEVTRLARDFMLILSASLLPLLIFVAARQLCDGLRYPRVAMAITLSALGINALFNYVFIKGAGPFPALGLMGSALATLLSRTFMAGAMLLYIYRTAHFGAYLKREFRSLPSKEEAWIILRLGIPGGLTFFFEVATFSLAVVIVGWLGEAQLAAHQIAINMASVTYMMATGISSAAAIRVSAAVGRRSREEVWRAGVAAFLLSVSFMSVTALVFLTANDWLVTLYLRDNPAVMSIAASLVIMAGFFQLSDGVQVVALGGLRGLSDVNVPTLITLFSYWVVALPLSYVLAFPMGMDAVGVWIGLLAGLSIAAVLLTWRFFRRVKRVDLFTGSIVSDAPIG, from the coding sequence ATGTCTCTTGCTCAACGCCCGCTGTTGCGTACCTACCGCGCCGAATTTGCCGATACCCTTCGCCTAAGTATACCAATCATTATTGCGCAGTTGGGTGTGGTCTTAATGGGCGTAACAGACAACCTGTTTGTGGGGCGATTGCTGGGGGCGGTACCGTTAGGCGCTGCCGGTCTGGCCAATTCGTTGTCTTTCCTGATGTCGAGCATTGGCGTGGGGGGCATGTCGGTGGTGGCCGCGCTGGTCTCCAAAGCCAGTAACCAGAGCGATCCGGCGGGGGTAAATCGGCTGTTTCGGGCTGGATTACGAGTTGCCGGGCTACTGAGTATTCTGCTGGGCGGTCTGTCTGTGCTGTTAGCCTTTAACTTTAGCCTCTTCGGACAAACGGCCGAAGTAACCCGGCTGGCGCGCGACTTTATGCTGATTTTAAGTGCGTCGCTCTTACCACTATTAATTTTTGTAGCGGCTCGACAACTGTGCGACGGCCTGCGCTATCCTCGGGTAGCCATGGCCATAACCTTGTCGGCATTAGGGATAAATGCCCTCTTCAACTACGTATTTATTAAAGGTGCTGGCCCATTCCCGGCATTGGGACTGATGGGTTCAGCGTTGGCTACGCTGCTGTCGCGAACGTTTATGGCGGGGGCGATGCTGCTCTATATTTACCGAACAGCACATTTTGGGGCTTACCTGAAACGGGAGTTCAGGTCACTGCCGTCAAAAGAAGAAGCCTGGATCATACTACGGCTGGGCATTCCGGGTGGGCTGACATTTTTCTTCGAGGTAGCTACCTTTTCGCTGGCGGTTGTGATTGTTGGGTGGCTGGGAGAGGCTCAGCTGGCTGCTCATCAGATTGCCATCAATATGGCGTCGGTAACCTATATGATGGCGACGGGTATTTCGTCGGCGGCTGCCATTCGTGTCAGCGCGGCTGTGGGGCGCAGGAGCCGGGAGGAGGTCTGGCGAGCCGGGGTGGCTGCTTTTCTGTTGTCGGTAAGTTTTATGAGCGTTACGGCCCTCGTGTTCCTGACCGCCAACGACTGGCTCGTAACGCTTTATCTTCGGGATAATCCGGCCGTTATGAGTATTGCGGCTTCGCTGGTGATCATGGCGGGGTTCTTTCAGCTTTCCGATGGCGTGCAGGTGGTGGCGCTTGGGGGGTTGCGTGGATTATCGGACGTGAACGTGCCTACGCTGATTACGCTGTTTTCCTACTGGGTGGTTGCCTTACCATTAAGTTACGTCCTGGCTTTTCCGATGGGCATGGATGCCGTTGGGGTCTGGATCGGACTATTAGCGGGTCTGTCCATTGCCGCCGTTCTGCTGACCTGGCGTTTTTTTAGACGGGTAAAACGCGTCGATCTGTTTACCGGGTCCATTGTTTCAGATGCGCCAATCGGCTGA
- a CDS encoding carboxyl-terminal protease (KEGG: avn:Avin_35170 C-terminal peptidase, S41A subfamily~TIGRFAM: carboxyl-terminal protease~PFAM: peptidase S41; PDZ/DHR/GLGF domain protein~SMART: peptidase S41; PDZ/DHR/GLGF domain protein) — MKKYLVTLVPVLMLSFQPDSPSNGAPKTHGQTISAGVVNGDKNGGPVEELKPSISQEKVETLVAKLLTTYHYRKVKLNDSLSSVVWDNYLKELDGNKTYFLASDVASFEKYRYQIDDALINGDLTAAYDLFNLYRKRYQERSEFVKAQIKKPFTFTSDENFNTDREKMPWPKTVEEQNDLWTKILKNQALELKLGNRKDSAVAALMTQRYNNLDKAINRVKSADVFQMYMNSFAEALDPHTNYLSPSSADKFNQDMSQSLEGIGAILREDGDYIRIMDVLPGGPAFKSKLINKDDKIAGVAQGDNGPMVNTMNWQVDEVVKLIKGPKGTIVRLQVISPNSLAGAPPKEIRLVREKIKLEEQRAKKEIIEVTDNGKPFKIGVINIPIFYRDFEGARKREEGFSSTTSDVKKFVEELKAEKVDGIVIDLRDNGGGSLVESINLTGLFIPKGPVVQVREATGETEVYTDPDPSVTYDGPMAVLVNRFSASASEIFAAAIQDYKRGIIVGGQTYGKGTVQTMIDLNQWLPKEPEKVGQVKMTIQKFYRINGSSTQHKGVTPDVQLPSAFSAEEYGESSQPSALPWDQINSTRYEQSRGIDDKILSRLRDRFDQRLKSDPELKQLAQDLADFKKAKENTVVSLQEAKRRKERDEAERKRTAANKVSQISASGDEAEPATTGTAATPKKKKDLYLNEAGLVLADYIMATHLAVNK, encoded by the coding sequence ATGAAAAAGTATCTGGTGACCCTAGTGCCCGTGCTGATGCTGAGTTTTCAGCCGGATTCGCCCTCAAATGGTGCCCCCAAAACACATGGGCAAACTATTTCTGCAGGCGTTGTGAATGGTGATAAAAACGGAGGACCCGTTGAGGAACTGAAGCCATCGATCTCGCAGGAGAAAGTGGAAACGCTGGTAGCGAAGCTGCTAACGACTTACCACTACCGTAAGGTAAAACTCAACGACTCCCTCTCATCGGTGGTTTGGGACAACTATCTGAAAGAGCTGGATGGCAACAAAACCTATTTTCTGGCGTCGGACGTAGCGTCTTTTGAGAAGTACCGTTATCAGATTGATGATGCCCTCATTAACGGCGACCTGACGGCAGCTTATGATTTGTTCAACCTGTACCGGAAACGGTATCAGGAGCGAAGTGAGTTTGTTAAAGCGCAAATCAAAAAGCCGTTTACCTTTACCAGCGACGAAAACTTCAACACCGACCGGGAGAAAATGCCCTGGCCTAAAACGGTGGAAGAGCAGAATGACCTGTGGACCAAGATCCTGAAAAACCAGGCGCTCGAACTCAAGTTAGGCAACCGGAAAGATAGTGCCGTGGCCGCCCTGATGACCCAGCGGTACAACAACCTCGATAAGGCTATCAATCGGGTGAAAAGCGCGGATGTATTCCAGATGTACATGAACTCGTTTGCCGAAGCACTCGACCCGCACACCAACTACCTGTCGCCAAGCTCTGCCGATAAGTTCAATCAGGACATGAGTCAGTCACTGGAAGGTATCGGTGCGATTTTACGCGAAGATGGCGATTACATCCGTATCATGGACGTTTTGCCCGGTGGCCCGGCGTTCAAGAGCAAACTGATCAACAAGGACGATAAAATAGCCGGTGTTGCTCAGGGTGATAATGGCCCGATGGTCAACACCATGAACTGGCAGGTCGACGAAGTGGTGAAGCTCATCAAAGGGCCAAAAGGAACGATTGTTCGCTTACAGGTCATCTCGCCAAACTCGCTGGCGGGCGCTCCACCAAAGGAGATACGGCTGGTTCGGGAAAAGATAAAACTGGAAGAACAACGCGCTAAGAAAGAAATCATTGAAGTGACGGATAACGGCAAACCGTTCAAGATTGGCGTTATCAACATTCCTATATTCTACCGTGATTTTGAAGGGGCCCGCAAGCGCGAGGAAGGCTTTAGCAGCACGACGAGCGACGTAAAGAAATTTGTAGAAGAGCTCAAAGCCGAGAAAGTTGACGGTATCGTCATTGACCTTCGCGACAATGGCGGTGGCTCACTGGTGGAGTCCATTAACCTGACTGGCCTGTTTATTCCGAAAGGCCCCGTTGTACAGGTGCGCGAAGCAACCGGCGAAACGGAAGTGTATACCGACCCCGACCCGTCCGTTACCTACGATGGCCCGATGGCCGTTCTGGTAAACCGTTTTAGTGCGTCGGCGTCAGAGATTTTCGCGGCTGCTATTCAGGATTACAAGCGGGGTATTATTGTGGGTGGACAAACTTATGGCAAAGGCACGGTACAAACGATGATCGACCTGAACCAATGGCTGCCTAAAGAGCCCGAAAAAGTTGGTCAGGTAAAAATGACCATCCAGAAGTTCTACCGCATTAATGGCAGCAGCACACAGCACAAAGGGGTAACACCCGACGTTCAACTGCCATCGGCATTCTCGGCTGAAGAGTATGGCGAAAGTTCACAGCCAAGTGCGCTGCCCTGGGATCAAATAAATTCGACCCGATACGAGCAGTCGCGCGGCATTGATGACAAAATCCTGAGCCGCCTTCGTGACCGTTTCGATCAGCGCCTGAAGTCGGACCCTGAACTGAAGCAACTAGCCCAGGATTTGGCCGACTTCAAGAAAGCAAAAGAAAATACCGTTGTCTCGCTACAGGAGGCCAAGCGCCGGAAAGAGCGAGATGAAGCGGAACGTAAGCGCACGGCTGCTAATAAGGTATCCCAGATATCAGCCTCGGGGGATGAAGCTGAACCAGCCACCACCGGGACAGCAGCAACTCCCAAGAAGAAAAAAGACCTGTATCTGAACGAAGCAGGTTTGGTATTGGCAGATTACATCATGGCCACCCATCTGGCCGTGAACAAATAA
- a CDS encoding Peptidylprolyl isomerase (PFAM: peptidylprolyl isomerase FKBP-type; FKBP-type peptidyl-prolyl isomerase domain protein~KEGG: lpp:lpp0855 macrophage infectivity potentiator): MKFNQWMLAGIASAVFVAGSATAQVKKSTVKKPAAPAKSATAARPATTGATIASTQDSVSYSIGVFMAQSLKQQGITDLDAALLTRGLQDAISGQPTRLTLEQCNQVMMAYQQKQMTVRNAEGMKASAENKKIGAAFLTENKAKAGVVTTASGLQYSIEKEGTGAKPTVKDRVKVHYTGRLLDGKVFDSSVERGEAIEFGVTEVIKGWTEALQLMPVGSKWKLYIPSDLAYGDRGAGADIKPGSTLVFDVELLDIVKQ, encoded by the coding sequence ATGAAGTTTAATCAATGGATGCTGGCCGGTATTGCGTCAGCCGTTTTTGTTGCCGGTTCCGCAACAGCTCAGGTAAAAAAGTCAACGGTAAAAAAACCGGCTGCCCCTGCCAAATCAGCCACCGCAGCCAGACCTGCTACAACCGGTGCGACCATAGCCTCTACTCAGGATTCTGTTAGTTATAGCATTGGGGTATTCATGGCACAGAGCCTGAAACAGCAGGGAATTACTGATCTTGATGCTGCCCTGTTGACGCGTGGCCTTCAGGACGCGATCAGCGGTCAGCCAACCCGTCTGACGCTGGAGCAATGCAATCAGGTAATGATGGCCTACCAGCAAAAGCAAATGACTGTCCGGAATGCGGAAGGCATGAAAGCCTCGGCCGAAAATAAAAAGATCGGCGCTGCCTTTTTAACGGAGAACAAAGCAAAGGCGGGGGTAGTTACTACCGCTAGCGGTCTACAGTACTCAATTGAAAAAGAAGGAACTGGCGCTAAGCCAACCGTCAAAGATCGGGTTAAGGTCCACTACACCGGCCGCCTGCTGGACGGCAAAGTGTTCGACAGCTCGGTAGAACGGGGAGAGGCAATTGAATTTGGCGTAACCGAAGTAATTAAAGGCTGGACGGAAGCTCTACAGTTGATGCCGGTAGGCTCAAAGTGGAAACTCTACATTCCGTCTGATTTGGCCTATGGAGACCGTGGTGCCGGTGCTGATATCAAACCCGGCTCAACATTAGTCTTCGACGTAGAGTTGCTTGATATAGTTAAACAATAA
- a CDS encoding ATP synthase F1, alpha subunit (KEGG: gur:Gura_4261 F0F1 ATP synthase subunit alpha~TIGRFAM: ATP synthase F1, alpha subunit~PFAM: H+transporting two-sector ATPase alpha/beta subunit central region; HerA-ATP synthase, barrel domain; H+transporting two-sector ATPase alpha/beta subunit domain protein): MESVRPDEISAILRQQLAGTQTEAELEEVGTVLQIGDGVARIYGLSKVQAGELLSFDNGLQAMALNLEEDNVGAVLLGDYSEIKEGDTVKRTDQIAYVNVGDGILGRVVNTLGLPIDGLGPIQGELYQMPLERKAPGVIFRQPVTEPLQTGIKAIDAMIPIGRGQRELIIGDRQTGKTAVAIDTIINQKEFYDKGQPVFCIYVACGQKASTVKQVEQTLRKAGAMDYTVIVAANASDPSPMQFFAPFTGAAIGEFFRDTGRPALVVYDDLSKQAVAYREVSLLLRRPPGREAYPGDVFYLHSRLLERAAKINANDDIAKTMNDLPPSLKDRVKGGGSLTALPIIETQAGDVSAYIPTNVISITDGQIFLESNLFNSGIRPAINVGISVSRVGGNAQIKSMKKVAGTLKLDQAQFRELEAFAKFGSDLDASTKLTIERGRRNQEMLKQPQYSPVPVEQQVAIIYASTNGLLDKVPVNKVKEFETEFGMVLSAQHPTVLNDLRAGKLTDEATATLKRVAADLSANY; this comes from the coding sequence ATGGAATCCGTAAGACCCGACGAGATATCAGCCATCCTGCGCCAGCAACTGGCCGGTACGCAAACCGAGGCTGAACTCGAAGAAGTCGGTACGGTGCTGCAAATCGGCGACGGCGTAGCGCGTATCTACGGCCTCTCGAAAGTGCAGGCCGGCGAATTGCTGTCGTTCGACAATGGGCTTCAGGCCATGGCTCTGAACCTTGAAGAAGACAACGTTGGAGCTGTATTGCTCGGCGACTATTCAGAAATCAAAGAAGGGGACACCGTGAAGCGGACCGACCAGATTGCTTACGTGAATGTAGGCGATGGCATTCTGGGCCGTGTGGTAAACACCCTTGGTTTGCCTATTGACGGTTTGGGCCCTATCCAGGGTGAACTGTACCAAATGCCGCTGGAGCGTAAAGCACCGGGCGTTATCTTCCGTCAGCCGGTAACCGAGCCGCTGCAAACCGGTATCAAGGCTATCGACGCCATGATCCCCATTGGCCGGGGCCAGCGTGAATTGATCATTGGTGACCGCCAGACGGGTAAAACTGCCGTGGCTATCGACACCATCATTAACCAGAAAGAATTTTACGACAAAGGTCAGCCTGTATTCTGTATCTACGTTGCCTGCGGTCAGAAAGCCTCTACCGTGAAGCAGGTTGAGCAGACGCTGCGCAAAGCTGGTGCCATGGATTACACCGTAATCGTAGCCGCCAACGCATCTGACCCATCGCCGATGCAGTTCTTTGCGCCGTTTACCGGTGCCGCTATCGGTGAGTTCTTCCGTGATACAGGCCGTCCGGCACTGGTTGTTTACGACGATCTGTCGAAACAGGCCGTTGCCTACCGCGAAGTGTCGCTGCTGCTGCGTCGCCCACCAGGACGTGAAGCGTATCCTGGAGACGTGTTTTACCTGCACAGCCGTTTGCTGGAGCGGGCCGCTAAAATCAACGCCAACGACGACATCGCCAAAACGATGAACGACCTGCCGCCCAGTCTGAAAGACCGCGTGAAAGGTGGTGGTTCGCTGACGGCGCTTCCAATTATCGAAACTCAGGCTGGTGACGTATCGGCGTACATCCCGACGAACGTAATCTCGATTACGGATGGCCAGATCTTCCTGGAGTCGAACCTGTTCAACTCGGGTATCCGTCCGGCCATTAACGTAGGTATCTCGGTATCGCGGGTGGGTGGTAACGCCCAAATCAAGTCGATGAAGAAAGTAGCCGGTACGCTGAAACTGGATCAGGCCCAGTTCCGCGAGCTGGAAGCCTTCGCTAAGTTCGGCTCTGACCTTGACGCATCGACCAAACTGACGATCGAACGGGGCCGTCGGAACCAGGAGATGCTGAAACAGCCTCAGTACTCGCCGGTGCCGGTTGAGCAGCAGGTGGCTATCATCTATGCATCGACCAACGGTCTGCTAGACAAAGTGCCGGTTAACAAAGTGAAAGAATTTGAAACCGAGTTCGGTATGGTTCTGAGTGCCCAGCACCCAACTGTTCTGAACGACCTTCGCGCCGGTAAACTGACCGACGAAGCAACGGCAACCCTGAAGAGAGTAGCGGCTGACCTGTCTGCAAATTATTAG
- a CDS encoding ATP synthase F1, gamma subunit (TIGRFAM: ATP synthase F1, gamma subunit~PFAM: H+transporting two-sector ATPase gamma subunit~KEGG: geo:Geob_0448 ATP synthase F1, gamma subunit) — protein MASLKEVRARISSINSTQQITKAMKMVAAAKLRRAQDNITQLRPYAQKLSQMLGTVSAGAETASENPYKQTRAIGRVLLIVVTSDRGLCGAFNTNVVKAALTLIDEKYSAQARSGNVEIMAIGKKGAEAFQRRGFKVNTSHVDAFGSLSFATVRTAAEEAMEGFANGRYDLVEVIYNEFKNAAMQIVRTEQMLPIVSADKPGSGVAAASVNYIFEPSEVEIITELIPKTIKIQLYKAVLDSNASEHGARMTAMDKATENAGELLKELRLVYNRTRQAAITTEILEIVGGAEALASAS, from the coding sequence ATGGCCTCACTAAAAGAAGTACGCGCCCGGATTTCGTCGATTAACTCGACCCAACAGATAACCAAAGCCATGAAAATGGTGGCGGCTGCCAAGTTGCGCCGGGCACAGGATAACATTACGCAACTGCGGCCTTACGCTCAGAAATTGAGCCAGATGCTCGGAACCGTTTCTGCCGGTGCAGAAACCGCGTCGGAGAATCCATACAAGCAGACACGGGCCATTGGCCGCGTTCTGTTGATTGTGGTTACCTCAGACCGGGGGCTGTGCGGTGCTTTCAACACAAACGTGGTGAAAGCGGCTCTGACGCTGATTGATGAGAAATATTCGGCTCAGGCTCGTTCCGGCAACGTTGAGATCATGGCCATTGGTAAGAAAGGTGCTGAAGCGTTTCAGCGTCGGGGCTTTAAGGTCAATACGTCGCACGTCGATGCGTTTGGCTCGTTAAGCTTTGCTACCGTGCGTACGGCCGCCGAAGAAGCGATGGAAGGTTTTGCCAACGGTCGCTATGATCTTGTTGAGGTAATCTACAACGAGTTCAAGAATGCTGCCATGCAGATTGTTCGGACGGAGCAGATGTTGCCCATCGTTTCGGCCGACAAGCCGGGTTCGGGCGTTGCAGCGGCTTCTGTCAACTACATCTTTGAACCATCGGAGGTAGAGATCATTACTGAGCTGATCCCGAAAACAATTAAAATTCAGCTGTACAAAGCGGTATTGGATTCGAATGCATCAGAACACGGTGCCCGGATGACCGCCATGGATAAAGCAACTGAAAATGCTGGTGAGTTGCTGAAAGAACTGCGTCTGGTTTACAACCGGACTCGTCAGGCGGCCATTACGACCGAGATTCTCGAAATCGTGGGTGGTGCCGAAGCACTGGCCAGCGCTTCCTAA
- a CDS encoding hypothetical protein (KEGG: spc:Sputcn32_2678 hypothetical protein) — MKLTHIITSLFVAGTLASCAPAITVKYDYDPKVNVRQFATYRIEADRQRNADPIVGSNLNQRRIADALDQSLKARGYKPVTQGEADLVVRFFMDSKDKQQIQSNNMYSPYSWWYGGMGNNVYSRQYEENRVVVNVSDARTNDIIWQGWATGQLNTRNKERDRDQAFRETVTSIMKNFPESAGQDYGAAR; from the coding sequence ATGAAACTTACCCACATAATCACCAGTTTGTTCGTCGCCGGTACGCTGGCGTCCTGCGCTCCGGCCATTACGGTCAAGTACGATTACGACCCGAAGGTGAACGTTCGGCAGTTTGCCACCTATCGCATTGAAGCAGACCGCCAGCGGAATGCCGACCCCATCGTAGGCAGTAACCTCAACCAGCGTCGTATTGCTGATGCCCTCGATCAGTCGCTTAAGGCACGCGGCTACAAGCCTGTAACGCAGGGCGAAGCTGATCTGGTTGTCCGGTTCTTTATGGACTCTAAAGACAAACAGCAGATTCAGTCCAACAACATGTACTCGCCTTATTCGTGGTGGTACGGCGGTATGGGTAACAACGTATACTCCCGTCAGTACGAAGAAAACCGGGTGGTTGTCAACGTATCGGATGCCCGCACCAACGACATTATCTGGCAGGGCTGGGCTACCGGTCAGCTGAATACCCGCAACAAGGAACGTGATCGTGATCAGGCTTTCCGCGAAACGGTAACCAGCATCATGAAAAACTTCCCCGAAAGTGCCGGACAGGATTACGGTGCTGCCCGGTAA